The window AGGTCTATTCGGTTGAACTGGAACCGGAGACAAAGCCGCCCGCGTTCCGGCCGGGCCAATTCCTTCATCTCGCCCTCGACGAGTATGACCCGAGCCGGTTCTGGCCGGAGTCGCGAGTATTCTCCATTGCCAGCTCGCCTTCGACGCTGCCGCTTCGTATCTCCTACTCGGTGCGTGGGCGATACACCGCCCGCATGGAGCAGGAGCTGACCGTCGGCCGTCAGGTCTGGATCAAGCTCCCCTATGGTGAGTTCGTTGTGAGTCCGACCCAGCCATCGGTGCTGCTCGCCGGCGGCACCGGGATCACGGCCTTCACCGCCTTTATCGCGGGGATGAAGCCGGACCACTTGCAGCCGGTCTTTGTCGCCTATGGCGCGCGCACGCCGGAGTTGCTCATCTACCGGAACCTGGTCGAACAGCAGGCCGCCGCCGTACCGAGTTTCCGCTACGCCTTCTTCTCGGACTCCGTTGCCCTCGTTCAGCCATCATCCCTCATCCCTCGTCCGGGTCCCGTCTCGGTCGCCACTATCTGGCCGCTGCTCGCGACGCCGGCCGGGTCTTCGTTCTTCGTCTCCGGCCCGCCTGCGATGCTCAAGTCAGTTGCCGCCGACCTGCAGGACCGCGGCATCCTGCCCACCGCAATCCACACCGACGCATGGGAATGAGCGCGCTGCCACCGCTCCCCGCCCGCGACCTCGACCACGTGCTCGACAAGACGGCGGGGCTCTGGCCGGAGTTGCGCGGCAAGCGGCTTTTCGTTACCGGTGGCACCGGCTTCTTCGGTCGCTGGTTGCTCGAGAGCTTCACTGCGGCGAGCGACCGGTTCGACCTCGGCGCCAGTGCAGTTGTCCTATCGCGTGATCCTTCTGCCTTTGCAGCAAAGATGCCCCACGTCGCCGGGCACAAGTCAGTTGGCCTGACCGCAGGCGACATGAGCTCCTGTGAGACGGAGGGTGAGCAGTTCAACTACGTCATCCACGCCGCAGTGGAGCCGCTGCCCGTCACGGCAGGAGACCCGTATGAGCTGTTTGAGAGGAACGTTGTCGGTACGAAGCACATCCTCGAGCTGGCCGGCCGCTGCGGCGCGCGGTCTCTGTTCATCAGCTCCGGTGCGGTCTACGGAAGGCAGCCCCCGGAGCTGACGCACGTGCCCGAGGAGTATCCGGGCGCACCGGACACGCTCGACCCGCTGACCACCTACGGTCAGGCTAAACGTGCTTCGGAGTTCCTGTGTGCCGCGTTCGGCCGAAAGCACGGGCTCGAAGTCATCATCGCCCGCTGTT of the candidate division WOR-3 bacterium genome contains:
- a CDS encoding FAD-dependent oxidoreductase is translated as MSVPRKLRCRVDHITDHGDKVYSVELEPETKPPAFRPGQFLHLALDEYDPSRFWPESRVFSIASSPSTLPLRISYSVRGRYTARMEQELTVGRQVWIKLPYGEFVVSPTQPSVLLAGGTGITAFTAFIAGMKPDHLQPVFVAYGARTPELLIYRNLVEQQAAAVPSFRYAFFSDSVALVQPSSLIPRPGPVSVATIWPLLATPAGSSFFVSGPPAMLKSVAADLQDRGILPTAIHTDAWE
- a CDS encoding NAD-dependent epimerase/dehydratase family protein codes for the protein MSALPPLPARDLDHVLDKTAGLWPELRGKRLFVTGGTGFFGRWLLESFTAASDRFDLGASAVVLSRDPSAFAAKMPHVAGHKSVGLTAGDMSSCETEGEQFNYVIHAAVEPLPVTAGDPYELFERNVVGTKHILELAGRCGARSLFISSGAVYGRQPPELTHVPEEYPGAPDTLDPLTTYGQAKRASEFLCAAFGRKHGLEVIIARCFAFVGPHLPLDAHYAIGNFIRDALRGGPIQVAGDGTPRRSYLYAADLAVWLWTILFRGGSGRAYNVGSDADLSIRELADEVRGVVTPLAQVTVARQPETGKPAERYVPDIARARNEIGLDVWISLPDAIARTANWYRG